The Longimicrobiales bacterium genomic sequence GACGCCCGTTTGGCCGCGCCATGAGGGCGTTGTTCGACGGCGAACTGACGTTCGACGATCTGCGTGCAATCGCCGAACGGAAGGCACTGGAAGGGGCCTAGCCGGCTAGCCAACCGCGTGTTCGTGTGTATGCCAGAGTGGCTCATGCGCGATGAGGTAGATGAGGTAGATGAGGTACAGGATACCCGTCACGGGCTCCCCGTAGGGATTTAACCTAACGCCCAGACTCGGACGTGGTGCCAGAAGCCACCTTGAATGTCCTATTCCCCATGGGCCGAGACTTCCTTCACGGCCATCGCTCAGGCGGTGGAAACGGGAGCCTTCTGGCCCGCCACTTGGGGAGCGGATCGTCGACCCTGCGTGATGAGATGAAGCTCGGTCGTCAGGAGCTCCTGCTCGTCGAGATTCCGGAAGCGCCTGGCCAGGCGCTTCCGCTCTGTAGGCAGCACATCCTGAGTTCGCCGATCCGCCGCGACGATCATCAGCCCCAGCTCTTCGTAGCAGTCGATGAACTGTTGTGCACGCCATCGATTGACAGCGCCGGGCGCGAATCTCATGGTCAGCCAATAGCCGAGGTCGGACCATTCGAGCATCTCGAGGAAGTTGGTGTCGCGCGAACCGTGGTCCGCCAGATCGATTTGGACCGAGTGCCAACCCTCTTTCGCAGTGTGGTCAGCTAGCATGGCCAGAGTAGGCTCAGGCGACCAGATGTGCTCGAAGCAGGAGTGGCTGAGGATGAGATCGTAGGGAGCTTCACCACGCGCCGCGAATGTCGCATGATCGCGCACGACATACTCGATACGCGGACTGACCTCACCGGCTACGATGGACCTCAAGCCAATGTCGATTTCCTCGGTGTCCGCGCCTCTGCTCGCTCCACGTTCGAGGAGCGCTTCCGCTGAAGTGCGAAGCTGCGAGAAGTCAACCGTCGTGTTTGGAAATGTGTCCCACAGCGTCACCGACACATCGCCCCCGCCGCAGGCTGCCCACCAGAGCAGGGCGCTACCAATGTTTCGTCCCGGCCCAACCTCCAGGATGCGTGAGGCGCGCTTGTCGAAGCCGACTTGTTGCAGCCTGATCGAATGTCGCTCGAAGAGGCGCCAACTGTATTCAGCGTCATCGGGTCCGAACGACTCCGCGAGGGCCTCGCGTGACTGAATCAGCCTATGTCCGATGGGATTCGTGTAAATCAGGTTCTTGCACGCGCGCCATACGGCCCTTTTCGCCTTGCGCGAATGATATGACATCTGCATCCTTGTCTCTGAACTCTTTGTTTCGAACTGGGCGGGCTGCTCAGCGACTCCGTTCCACGTTCGACGATATACGACGAATGAGGAATCCCAACCCCGATCGGGCGTGAAGAATCTGTTTCGGGTCGCCGATTGTATATCAAAATGCTCCGCTTGGAGTGGACTGATAAGCGCGGTGGAGTGGCGAATGGCTGCGTGCCGGTAGCTAAAAATCCGGGTGGCCCGCCGGCCGGCAAGGGCCCCGCCTGACGAGCCCCACTGGGCGCGTGCGCGGTTCGTTTCCCCAGTCCGTCACGGGCTCTCCCCGTAGGGATTTAACATAACGCCCATACCGGACGCCCTGCCAGAAGCCAGCTTGAATGGCCTATCCCCCGGATGCACCACAACCCTCAGAGAGGTCAGAGCATTCAAGCCCCCACCCGGATCGACTAGCG encodes the following:
- a CDS encoding class I SAM-dependent methyltransferase — its product is MQMSYHSRKAKRAVWRACKNLIYTNPIGHRLIQSREALAESFGPDDAEYSWRLFERHSIRLQQVGFDKRASRILEVGPGRNIGSALLWWAACGGGDVSVTLWDTFPNTTVDFSQLRTSAEALLERGASRGADTEEIDIGLRSIVAGEVSPRIEYVVRDHATFAARGEAPYDLILSHSCFEHIWSPEPTLAMLADHTAKEGWHSVQIDLADHGSRDTNFLEMLEWSDLGYWLTMRFAPGAVNRWRAQQFIDCYEELGLMIVAADRRTQDVLPTERKRLARRFRNLDEQELLTTELHLITQGRRSAPQVAGQKAPVSTA